One genomic window of Spirochaetaceae bacterium includes the following:
- the urtB gene encoding urea ABC transporter permease subunit UrtB — protein sequence MSLTTTAMQIFNSLSISSVLLMVALGLSITFGIMRVINFAHGEFVMIGAYVTFLTDRLLYDALGGGSWFLVALLAAFAVTAAIGYLTERSLIRFLYGRPFESILATWGLSLILQQLARNIFGASNVEVRTPGWLQGGLALADGIQLPANRLFIIAVAVLCVWGTYLFLNRTGAGRSMRAVMQNRSMAGALGINTAAVDARTFALGSGLAGIAGCVVSLLGSVGPATGQNWIIDSFMVVVLGGVGSIAGAVAGAVLIGAASPLFEFITTSSMGKVIIFALIVVFLQFRPAGFLVQRTRALEGQH from the coding sequence ATGAGTCTCACCACCACCGCGATGCAGATCTTCAACAGCCTTTCGATCAGCAGCGTACTGCTGATGGTAGCGCTGGGATTGAGCATTACCTTCGGCATCATGCGCGTGATCAACTTCGCGCACGGCGAGTTCGTGATGATCGGCGCCTATGTCACCTTCCTCACCGACCGCCTGCTGTATGACGCCCTCGGCGGCGGTAGCTGGTTCCTGGTGGCGCTGCTGGCCGCGTTCGCGGTCACGGCGGCGATCGGGTATCTGACCGAGCGCTCACTCATACGGTTTCTGTACGGACGCCCGTTCGAGAGCATCCTGGCTACCTGGGGACTGAGCCTGATCCTGCAGCAGCTTGCGCGCAACATTTTCGGCGCCTCCAACGTGGAAGTACGCACCCCCGGCTGGCTGCAGGGCGGCCTCGCGCTCGCCGACGGCATCCAGTTGCCCGCCAACAGGTTGTTCATCATCGCGGTGGCCGTGCTGTGCGTGTGGGGCACCTACCTGTTCCTGAACCGCACCGGCGCCGGGCGCAGCATGCGCGCGGTGATGCAGAACCGGTCGATGGCCGGAGCGCTGGGGATCAACACCGCGGCCGTCGACGCACGCACCTTCGCGCTCGGCAGCGGCCTCGCGGGCATCGCCGGCTGCGTGGTGAGCCTGCTCGGCTCGGTCGGACCGGCCACCGGACAGAACTGGATCATCGACTCGTTCATGGTGGTGGTGCTCGGCGGGGTCGGCTCGATCGCCGGTGCGGTGGCCGGCGCCGTGCTGATCGGGGCGGCAAGCCCGCTGTTCGAATTCATCACCACCTCGTCGATGGGCAAGGTGATCATCTTCGCCCTCATCGTGGTGTTCCTGCAGTTCCGGCCGGCCGGATTCCTGGTGCAGCGCACCCGCGCCCTGGAGGGGCAGCATTGA
- the urtC gene encoding urea ABC transporter permease subunit UrtC yields MLDKLIAGPPSRRQYIAYGLMVGILLVLPLFLSDFRLALVGKYLAFAVAAVGLDLLWGYAGVLSLGHAVFFSLGAYSMAMHMKLQSEALPDFMVWSGLEQLPWFWEPFRHFAFALPMAVVIPAVFAIIIGYPTFRSGIRGVYFSILTQAMALAMSILFIGQQPYTGGTNGMTNFQSLAGISLYRSGMRLGLYLATVITLVGVVALALWLVKTRTGTVLMAIRDGENRLRFLGYNPVRYKLVTFALSAGIAGFAGALFVPQVGIISPSSMSILPSVEMAIWVAVGGRGTIVGAAAGAVVVNWAKTVFSESLPEAWLYVFGGLFIGVVLLFPRGLAGIADQVRGLLRKTRTVQQRNGDANARSASPPAPDPTVAADAARHPAPLAPRVVEPGVAAAVREP; encoded by the coding sequence ATGCTCGACAAGCTGATCGCCGGACCGCCGTCACGACGGCAGTACATCGCGTACGGACTGATGGTGGGTATACTGCTGGTGCTGCCGCTGTTCCTGTCCGACTTCCGCCTCGCGCTGGTCGGCAAGTACCTGGCGTTCGCGGTGGCCGCGGTGGGGCTCGACCTGCTGTGGGGCTACGCCGGCGTGCTCAGCCTGGGGCACGCCGTGTTCTTCAGCCTCGGCGCCTACAGCATGGCGATGCACATGAAGCTGCAGTCGGAGGCACTGCCGGACTTCATGGTGTGGAGCGGCCTGGAGCAGCTGCCCTGGTTCTGGGAGCCGTTCCGCCACTTCGCCTTCGCCCTGCCGATGGCGGTGGTCATTCCCGCCGTGTTCGCGATCATCATCGGCTATCCCACCTTCCGGTCCGGCATCCGCGGAGTCTACTTCTCCATTCTCACCCAGGCGATGGCGCTGGCGATGAGCATCCTGTTCATCGGGCAGCAGCCCTACACCGGCGGCACCAACGGCATGACCAACTTCCAGTCGCTGGCCGGCATCTCCCTGTACAGGTCCGGGATGCGCCTGGGCCTGTACCTGGCCACGGTGATCACGCTGGTGGGGGTGGTGGCGTTGGCCCTGTGGCTCGTGAAGACCAGGACCGGCACCGTGCTGATGGCCATTCGCGACGGTGAGAACCGCCTGCGCTTCCTGGGCTACAACCCGGTGCGCTACAAGCTGGTGACGTTCGCGCTTTCGGCCGGCATCGCCGGCTTCGCCGGGGCACTGTTCGTGCCGCAGGTGGGCATCATCAGCCCGTCTTCGATGAGCATTCTGCCGTCGGTGGAGATGGCGATCTGGGTGGCGGTCGGCGGGCGCGGCACGATCGTCGGCGCGGCCGCCGGGGCGGTGGTGGTGAACTGGGCCAAGACGGTGTTCAGCGAGTCGCTGCCGGAGGCGTGGCTGTACGTGTTCGGGGGCCTGTTCATCGGCGTGGTGCTGCTGTTCCCGCGCGGGCTGGCCGGCATCGCGGACCAGGTTCGCGGGTTGCTGCGCAAAACGCGCACCGTGCAGCAGCGCAACGGCGATGCGAACGCCCGGTCCGCGTCGCCGCCGGCACCGGATCCGACTGTTGCGGCGGATGCGGCTCGCCATCCCGCCCCGTTGGCGCCGCGGGTGGTGGAGCCGGGAGTGGCCGCCGCGGTGCGAGAGCCCTGA